A DNA window from Leptospira selangorensis contains the following coding sequences:
- a CDS encoding RecQ family ATP-dependent DNA helicase — protein MSANTGTVSSSIEDWKKILHTNFGFSQFRQGQWEAVQALLGRKDVLAILPTGGGKSLIYQLPSFAEASSLTIVISPLIALMKDQVDGLKAKGIQAAYCNSTQDDLEQVRVLSSAATGKIRILYISPERAVSRSFLNLLPKLPVSLMAVDEAHCVSQWGHDFRPEYRKLHTLRSYLQEGTPWVALTATATDKVKKDISDSLGLKLPLHVQGTYARENLKFSVVYPDSEREKENILLEILEKGNFQKSVSGKVIIYCSTRAKVDEIYELLRKSGYKVGKYHAGRTDSSREKAQEGYSSGKTNILVATNAFGMGLDSPNVRLVLHYQVPSSLESYYQEAGRAGRDGKNSDCVLFFLPGDLSVQSFLLSKEANYKGGETLLSHVKSYVSSPDCRQKILCDYFGEKISNCGSCDTCADSASSHSARLAYTERERLKAEKKKEKESHIFDPDEIRSVEGLISEYPAKFGKKIIAGTLRGAKSKDILRRRLDKSEYYSSLKHVPEESILKLLEDWQKAKKLSVKGDKYPKIYLTAFGKPKTSSDNPDKPRKKIPLSGDKLILNELKNFRDRIARRNKWKKFMVLQNPVLVRIVSQKPESLEDLMAIKGMGEAKVRQYGKEILAILEKF, from the coding sequence TTGTCTGCAAACACTGGAACAGTCTCCTCTTCGATAGAGGATTGGAAAAAGATCCTACATACCAATTTCGGGTTTTCTCAATTCAGGCAAGGCCAATGGGAAGCTGTCCAGGCGTTATTGGGAAGAAAGGATGTGCTCGCAATCCTTCCTACAGGTGGCGGAAAATCTCTCATCTATCAATTGCCTTCTTTTGCAGAGGCAAGTTCTCTTACGATCGTAATCTCTCCTTTGATCGCCCTTATGAAGGATCAAGTGGATGGTTTAAAAGCAAAAGGGATCCAAGCAGCTTATTGTAACTCTACTCAGGATGATCTGGAGCAAGTCAGAGTTTTATCCTCTGCAGCAACCGGTAAGATTAGAATATTATATATTTCTCCTGAACGAGCAGTTTCTCGTTCTTTCTTAAATTTACTTCCAAAACTTCCCGTAAGTTTGATGGCGGTGGACGAGGCACATTGTGTTTCCCAATGGGGGCACGACTTCCGTCCCGAATACAGAAAGCTACATACATTACGTTCTTATCTACAAGAAGGAACTCCTTGGGTAGCGCTTACGGCTACCGCAACTGATAAAGTTAAAAAGGATATCTCGGATAGTTTAGGATTAAAACTTCCTTTGCATGTGCAAGGAACATACGCCAGAGAAAATTTGAAATTTTCGGTAGTGTATCCGGACTCAGAAAGAGAAAAAGAAAATATACTTTTGGAGATATTAGAAAAAGGTAATTTTCAAAAATCAGTTTCCGGAAAAGTAATTATATACTGTTCCACTCGTGCAAAAGTAGACGAAATTTACGAACTTCTCCGCAAATCAGGATACAAAGTAGGAAAATACCACGCAGGAAGAACCGATTCCAGCAGAGAAAAGGCGCAAGAAGGATATTCATCCGGAAAAACGAATATACTCGTAGCCACAAACGCATTCGGAATGGGATTGGATAGCCCGAATGTACGGCTGGTCCTTCACTATCAGGTACCTTCTTCTTTAGAAAGTTATTACCAAGAAGCGGGAAGAGCCGGTAGAGACGGTAAAAATTCAGATTGTGTATTATTCTTCTTACCTGGAGACTTAAGCGTCCAAAGTTTTCTTTTATCCAAGGAAGCTAACTATAAGGGAGGGGAAACATTACTCTCTCATGTAAAATCTTATGTAAGCTCTCCTGACTGCAGACAAAAGATCTTATGTGATTATTTCGGGGAAAAAATCTCCAATTGTGGATCCTGTGACACTTGTGCGGACTCGGCGTCTTCTCATTCTGCAAGACTTGCTTATACGGAAAGAGAAAGATTAAAAGCGGAGAAGAAGAAGGAGAAAGAATCCCATATCTTCGATCCGGACGAAATCAGATCCGTAGAAGGATTGATTTCGGAATATCCTGCAAAATTCGGAAAAAAGATCATCGCAGGCACATTAAGAGGAGCAAAATCCAAGGATATACTTCGCAGAAGATTGGATAAGTCCGAATATTATTCTTCTTTAAAACATGTTCCTGAAGAATCTATTCTAAAACTTTTGGAAGATTGGCAGAAAGCCAAAAAACTTTCAGTCAAAGGGGATAAATATCCTAAAATTTATCTAACTGCATTCGGAAAACCTAAAACATCTTCAGACAATCCTGACAAACCTCGCAAAAAAATACCGCTTAGCGGTGACAAACTCATTCTAAACGAACTCAAAAATTTTCGGGACAGGATCGCAAGACGTAATAAATGGAAAAAGTTTATGGTACTCCAGAACCCCGTACTCGTTAGGATCGTTTCCCAAAAACCGGAAAGCCTGGAGGATCTAATGGCGATCAAAGGTATGGGAGAAGCCAAAGTTAGACAATATGGGAAAGAAATTTTAGCCATTTTAGAGAAGTTTTGA
- the mnmC gene encoding bifunctional tRNA (5-methylaminomethyl-2-thiouridine)(34)-methyltransferase MnmD/FAD-dependent 5-carboxymethylaminomethyl-2-thiouridine(34) oxidoreductase MnmC, with amino-acid sequence MIDWKENGTPVSREFNDIYFSPENGLEETKHVFLKGNRLEERLSSPETQHVFSILELGFGTGLNFLAAWQLWRNCKNKSSLQVLRFTSFEKYPLEREDIRKAISVFPELSELLDLFLEKYKLLIPGCNTFLFEKENLILDLWIGDAIQLLPETSGKFDAFFLDGFAPSKNPELWGENISLQLKRLSNKNASFATFTVARSVKDCLSSAGFSLSKIPGYGRKREMLVGVYESEPELDLNLIPFLRRIGSNQIPKKATVLGAGLAGASIARALAWRGIQVEVWDDHNALRASSVPMAVSHPHITKGETPTSLWTLRCLGNSIRRYSDLLPKDSYQISGTLQLSGEDLPWIRLEEGVKAHSLDKELAELRTELGENYPEESKGIFYPSGFWTDTPVLTEKLLNHPNIILKQGKVGSIFFEKEEWALFSENKETLNKTEVLILANSFGIESLLQGLWEESPFSLRSVRGQLEILEDSNIYSEKDPIHVGEKYLTPSKNGIRVNGSTFNEFDLDPNAKSKDREEILEYSQNTFLGVHWEQIKVRSDFVGIRSQTPDRFPIIGPIHSPEPFRKIYSGMGLPKNRKKEFPFLEPQKNLFVFGGLGSRGVLTSLLGGEILAEILLNEPLSIENSLYSSLHPSRFLYRKIRNQE; translated from the coding sequence ATGATCGACTGGAAAGAAAACGGCACTCCCGTTTCCAGAGAATTTAACGATATTTATTTTTCTCCTGAAAACGGATTGGAAGAAACCAAACATGTTTTCTTAAAGGGAAACAGATTGGAAGAAAGATTATCTTCTCCCGAAACTCAGCATGTATTTTCTATTTTAGAATTAGGATTTGGGACCGGCTTAAATTTTTTAGCAGCCTGGCAGCTTTGGAGAAATTGTAAAAATAAATCCAGCCTACAAGTTCTCCGATTTACATCCTTCGAAAAATATCCATTAGAAAGAGAAGATATACGAAAAGCAATCTCTGTCTTTCCGGAACTTTCAGAGCTATTGGACTTATTTTTAGAAAAATATAAACTGCTCATCCCTGGATGTAATACTTTCTTATTCGAAAAAGAAAATCTGATTTTGGATCTATGGATAGGAGATGCAATCCAACTTCTTCCGGAAACATCCGGAAAATTTGACGCGTTCTTCTTAGATGGATTTGCACCTTCTAAAAACCCGGAACTCTGGGGGGAAAATATTTCACTCCAGCTAAAAAGGCTTTCTAACAAAAATGCGAGTTTTGCTACATTTACTGTAGCAAGATCTGTTAAAGATTGTTTAAGTAGTGCCGGCTTCTCCCTTTCTAAAATTCCAGGTTATGGAAGAAAAAGAGAAATGCTTGTGGGAGTTTACGAATCAGAACCGGAACTAGACTTAAATCTGATCCCATTTTTAAGAAGAATAGGATCCAATCAAATTCCTAAAAAAGCAACTGTGTTAGGAGCCGGACTTGCAGGAGCAAGTATCGCAAGAGCTCTTGCATGGAGAGGAATTCAGGTAGAAGTTTGGGATGACCATAACGCGTTACGCGCTTCTTCCGTTCCAATGGCAGTTTCTCATCCTCATATTACCAAAGGAGAAACTCCGACCAGTTTATGGACTCTACGCTGTCTTGGAAATTCTATCCGTCGATATTCCGATCTTTTACCTAAGGATTCTTACCAAATCTCCGGCACATTACAACTTTCAGGAGAGGATCTTCCTTGGATTAGATTGGAAGAAGGAGTAAAGGCACATTCTTTAGATAAAGAATTAGCGGAACTAAGGACCGAACTGGGAGAAAACTATCCGGAAGAATCTAAAGGTATATTTTATCCCTCCGGTTTCTGGACCGACACTCCGGTCTTGACAGAAAAACTTTTAAATCATCCGAATATTATTCTCAAACAAGGAAAAGTTGGATCGATCTTTTTCGAAAAAGAGGAATGGGCATTATTCTCGGAGAATAAAGAAACCTTAAACAAAACGGAGGTTTTGATCTTAGCAAATTCTTTCGGGATAGAAAGTTTACTGCAAGGATTATGGGAAGAGTCCCCCTTCTCCCTTAGATCCGTCAGAGGACAGTTAGAAATATTAGAAGATTCGAATATATATTCCGAAAAAGATCCGATCCATGTGGGAGAAAAATATCTTACTCCATCTAAAAACGGGATCAGAGTGAACGGTTCTACGTTTAATGAGTTCGATCTAGATCCGAATGCAAAATCGAAGGATAGGGAAGAAATTTTAGAATATTCTCAAAATACATTCCTAGGTGTTCATTGGGAGCAGATCAAAGTCCGTTCCGATTTTGTTGGAATACGATCTCAAACCCCGGATAGATTTCCGATCATTGGGCCTATCCATTCTCCGGAACCGTTTCGAAAAATATACTCCGGTATGGGTCTGCCAAAAAATCGAAAGAAAGAATTCCCTTTTTTAGAACCGCAAAAAAACCTGTTTGTGTTCGGCGGTTTGGGATCCAGGGGAGTTTTGACTTCCCTATTGGGAGGGGAAATTTTGGCGGAGATTCTTTTAAACGAACCTTTATCTATCGAAAATAGCTTGTACTCTTCTCTGCATCCCTCAAGATTTCTATACCGCAAGATCCGAAATCAAGAATAA
- a CDS encoding LIC10647 family lipoprotein, with amino-acid sequence MSGILDSIIINAGAEYTALDFFTHPSNVQGIPISKFSAPGSDTDTSVVSRDSTTTRAFYSIGSVPSRIPGTRDIKGFFSFLSGLAWSFNLTSPRTYRGNLINYPDDGRRYLAFDEYVSNQLFPLPPQLGRNMEYTYEDYQMYFTLYLGYYEGKNVNFGVGPIYGLAVYRMDIIEREQRISSVKNQLQELKGLRLLLEYNIGQYFPDTILYNAYLFLEVTSFGDLDGKGLNIKNQVATANGLPAPSLYMNMTTYRMGIRKEIQLSKEPHKKEEGPAYPPLQNLPSAGLPPKEDNKSDSENPG; translated from the coding sequence ATGAGCGGGATTTTAGATTCTATTATTATCAATGCGGGTGCGGAATATACCGCCTTAGATTTTTTTACACATCCATCCAATGTACAGGGAATACCTATCAGTAAGTTCAGTGCTCCAGGTTCGGACACGGATACAAGCGTGGTCAGCAGGGATTCCACAACGACTCGAGCATTTTACTCTATAGGATCCGTTCCAAGTAGGATCCCAGGCACAAGAGATATCAAAGGATTTTTTTCCTTTTTAAGCGGACTCGCTTGGTCTTTCAACCTAACTTCTCCCAGAACATATAGAGGAAATCTGATCAATTATCCGGACGATGGGAGACGTTATCTTGCATTTGACGAATATGTTTCCAATCAACTATTTCCCCTTCCTCCTCAGTTAGGTAGAAATATGGAATACACTTACGAAGACTATCAGATGTATTTCACACTTTATTTAGGCTATTATGAAGGGAAAAATGTGAACTTCGGCGTCGGGCCGATATACGGACTCGCCGTCTACAGAATGGACATTATAGAAAGAGAACAAAGAATTTCCAGCGTTAAGAACCAACTACAAGAACTAAAAGGGCTTCGTTTATTATTAGAATATAATATAGGCCAATACTTTCCGGACACTATTCTTTATAATGCATATTTATTTTTAGAAGTCACAAGTTTCGGAGACTTGGATGGGAAAGGTTTGAATATCAAAAATCAGGTCGCAACTGCAAACGGGCTACCTGCTCCTTCTCTTTATATGAATATGACTACTTACAGGATGGGAATCAGAAAAGAAATACAACTCTCTAAAGAGCCTCACAAAAAAGAAGAAGGGCCTGCATATCCTCCTTTGCAGAACCTGCCGTCCGCCGGTCTTCCTCCTAAAGAAGACAACAAATCAGACTCGGAAAATCCAGGATGA
- the dusA gene encoding tRNA dihydrouridine(20/20a) synthase DusA: protein MSFEKKQPILYPVSVAPMMDWTDRHFRFFLRLITKHSLFYTEMVTTGAILRGDKHRFLRFSQEESPVSLQLGGDNPSQLAECAKIGEEYGYSEINLNVGCPSDKVQEGNFGACLMKDPNKVADCISEMDSKTSIPVTVKCRIGVRGKETLEDLYEFVRSVSQAGARRITIHARIAILEGLSPAQNRTVPPLRYEDVYSIKKSFPDLLIELNGGVKAISDIHSHMDKVDGVMIGRAAYENPFLFSEVDSEFFGAEPLNLSRRDIFESTQEYVSSQTALGEKPSRILKHLLGAFHEIRGARSYRRILTEKMYSNPSPRLLLEALQSIPDEYLDRKLGNPKIETKEVANPVV from the coding sequence ATGTCTTTCGAAAAAAAACAGCCTATCTTATACCCCGTATCCGTAGCCCCCATGATGGACTGGACGGACAGGCATTTTCGTTTTTTCTTAAGACTGATCACTAAACATTCTTTATTCTATACGGAAATGGTGACTACCGGAGCCATCCTAAGGGGAGACAAACATAGATTCTTACGTTTTTCTCAGGAAGAATCTCCTGTTTCTTTGCAGTTAGGCGGGGACAATCCTTCCCAACTTGCTGAATGTGCTAAGATTGGAGAAGAATACGGATACTCGGAGATCAATCTAAATGTGGGTTGCCCAAGTGATAAGGTGCAAGAAGGAAATTTCGGAGCCTGTTTAATGAAGGACCCGAATAAAGTTGCTGATTGTATCTCGGAAATGGATTCTAAAACTTCAATACCGGTCACCGTAAAATGTCGTATCGGTGTTCGAGGAAAAGAAACATTAGAGGACTTGTATGAGTTCGTGAGATCCGTAAGCCAAGCAGGTGCTAGAAGGATCACAATACATGCAAGAATTGCAATATTAGAAGGTTTAAGCCCAGCTCAGAATAGAACCGTCCCTCCATTACGTTACGAGGATGTGTATTCTATCAAAAAAAGTTTTCCTGATCTTTTGATAGAATTGAACGGGGGAGTTAAAGCCATTTCGGATATCCATTCCCATATGGACAAAGTAGATGGAGTAATGATAGGAAGAGCCGCTTATGAAAATCCTTTCTTATTCTCCGAAGTCGATTCAGAATTTTTCGGAGCAGAACCTCTAAACTTAAGTCGCAGAGATATTTTCGAGTCCACTCAAGAATATGTTTCCTCTCAAACAGCATTAGGTGAAAAACCGAGTCGTATCTTGAAACATTTACTCGGGGCATTTCATGAGATCAGAGGAGCTCGCTCTTATCGTAGGATCCTCACAGAAAAGATGTATTCTAACCCGAGCCCTAGATTACTTTTAGAAGCATTGCAGTCTATTCCGGACGAATATTTGGATCGTAAATTAGGGAATCCGAAAATTGAGACCAAAGAGGTTGCCAATCCGGTGGTTTAA
- a CDS encoding MBL fold metallo-hydrolase: MDKIRTIDCGYVEAGLACAYLIVDGERATFVENNTNYAVPLLIEALKEEGLGPESVDYIIITHVHLDHAGGTGKLISLCPNATVLAHPKAAPHVIDPTRLIKSSIQVYGEENYFKLYGEIMPVPKDRVRTMSDGEELIWQKRTFRFLHTRGHANHHFCIYDSLTNGIFTGDTFGIGYTLFRKGQDSLLFPSTTPTDFDPEEAILSVDKILGTGADKAYLTHFGVWEDIRSGASQMKEGLNVMKNILISAEKTGLEGEALLGFCEARVRSYLEDQIHIRHLPFGEKEERFIGFDSQINAQGIAFKIERSRKSRK, encoded by the coding sequence TTGGACAAGATTCGAACCATAGATTGCGGATATGTAGAAGCAGGACTTGCCTGCGCTTATCTGATCGTGGATGGGGAAAGAGCGACATTCGTAGAAAATAATACAAATTACGCGGTCCCTCTTCTAATAGAAGCATTGAAGGAAGAAGGGCTCGGTCCAGAGTCCGTAGATTATATTATAATCACACATGTTCACTTGGACCATGCAGGTGGAACAGGAAAACTTATCTCACTTTGTCCAAATGCGACCGTACTCGCTCATCCGAAAGCGGCTCCTCATGTAATAGATCCTACTCGTTTGATCAAAAGTTCCATCCAGGTATATGGAGAAGAGAATTATTTTAAATTGTACGGCGAAATCATGCCTGTACCAAAAGATCGTGTTCGCACTATGAGCGACGGAGAAGAGTTAATCTGGCAAAAAAGAACATTCAGATTTTTGCATACAAGAGGGCATGCAAATCATCATTTCTGCATTTATGATTCTTTAACAAACGGAATATTTACAGGAGATACTTTCGGGATAGGATATACATTATTTAGAAAAGGACAGGACTCGCTATTATTTCCTTCCACAACGCCTACTGATTTTGATCCGGAAGAAGCGATCCTTTCCGTAGATAAGATACTTGGTACAGGTGCAGATAAAGCTTATCTCACACATTTCGGAGTCTGGGAGGATATCCGTTCAGGAGCTTCTCAAATGAAAGAAGGTCTGAATGTTATGAAAAATATTTTGATCTCTGCGGAAAAGACAGGTTTGGAAGGAGAGGCATTGCTTGGCTTTTGTGAAGCTAGAGTCCGTTCTTATTTAGAAGATCAAATCCATATTCGACATCTTCCTTTCGGAGAAAAAGAGGAAAGATTTATAGGATTCGATTCTCAGATCAATGCACAAGGGATCGCATTTAAGATAGAAAGATCTAGAAAAAGCAGGAAATAA
- a CDS encoding 7TM-DISM domain-containing protein, with amino-acid sequence MISDGSYKKRNLVFLLCAFFLLLSCTTKTSEKNPVIYKGSINMNAASPWGEIYPLKGDWEFSWGNLYSPNTGYVASGQYFPVPGIWRDYSPEFTLQGHGSYRLNIHKTPEQRNLAIYVPRIPGVYSVYFGKRIIFANGINGTNRFDTEFLAHPNSQIYLLDSLDTELIVNVSNYRGNFLKGGIRNPFLIGDIDSLKLKVVREIIWETLLVAIIFSVGLYHLIFFASYRKDLVPLFFSLFCFLVAFYSFVTSGLQYVLTPELTLDLRIRMEYFCEACLVPSVYMILRTMYPKQFGAKWMAILMSTMFIFVLSVFVLGEEELIYLYSFFMHVPPFYSLILLAILGYAWWQKEDRARTVFLSGIILAISMLNDVIWGLYEVYFLMPYSFPAALVGFIAFNSYIISLRFTKDLEKVETFAELQSKYNEQLRLNAEEKAKYATLVDQSMDKGFHSLIDQLESKESSDKSLSKLKNELSQTLSGVRDILDLMHHQGGKEELVEDEMRKFVLKNPLFSHSEIQTVSQFLRIDECLQVQRIFSDAVKIGARRSGESKIFWGKEGDSILLRLQATGVVETKEEPSTLLEADLKVRAEKLGARFFLLSEPGKFEFELRLHS; translated from the coding sequence ATGATATCGGATGGATCCTATAAAAAAAGAAACCTAGTATTCCTTCTCTGTGCCTTCTTCCTTTTACTCTCTTGTACTACAAAAACTTCCGAAAAGAACCCTGTAATCTATAAAGGAAGTATAAACATGAATGCGGCCAGTCCCTGGGGAGAAATTTATCCCCTAAAAGGAGACTGGGAATTCAGTTGGGGAAATTTATATTCACCTAATACGGGTTATGTGGCAAGTGGGCAATACTTTCCTGTTCCGGGAATTTGGAGGGATTATTCGCCCGAATTCACATTACAAGGACATGGTTCTTATAGATTAAATATCCATAAAACTCCGGAGCAGAGGAATCTCGCCATTTATGTGCCCAGAATCCCCGGTGTGTATTCAGTATATTTCGGAAAAAGAATAATCTTTGCCAACGGGATCAATGGAACGAATCGATTTGATACAGAGTTCTTAGCGCATCCAAATTCTCAGATCTATCTTTTGGATTCCTTGGATACTGAACTTATCGTAAATGTTTCGAATTATAGAGGAAATTTTTTAAAAGGTGGAATACGAAATCCATTCCTGATAGGAGATATAGATTCTTTAAAATTAAAAGTGGTCCGTGAAATAATCTGGGAAACACTTTTAGTTGCGATTATTTTTTCAGTAGGTTTGTATCACTTGATCTTCTTCGCATCTTATCGAAAAGATTTAGTGCCATTATTTTTCTCATTATTTTGCTTTTTAGTAGCCTTCTATTCATTCGTAACTTCTGGCCTTCAGTATGTTCTTACACCTGAATTGACCTTAGATTTGCGTATCAGAATGGAATATTTCTGCGAAGCGTGCTTGGTTCCTTCTGTATACATGATCCTGAGGACAATGTATCCGAAACAGTTCGGAGCCAAATGGATGGCCATCTTAATGAGCACAATGTTCATTTTTGTCCTTTCTGTTTTTGTATTGGGAGAAGAAGAACTTATCTATCTGTATTCCTTCTTCATGCATGTTCCTCCATTTTACAGCTTGATCCTATTGGCAATATTAGGATACGCATGGTGGCAGAAGGAAGATAGAGCCAGAACAGTATTTCTTTCCGGGATCATACTTGCGATTTCTATGTTGAACGACGTGATCTGGGGATTATACGAAGTTTACTTCCTCATGCCTTATAGTTTTCCGGCAGCACTCGTAGGGTTTATCGCATTCAATTCTTATATTATATCATTAAGATTTACTAAAGATCTGGAGAAGGTCGAAACCTTTGCGGAATTACAATCCAAGTATAACGAACAACTTAGGTTAAACGCCGAGGAAAAAGCAAAGTATGCTACCTTAGTGGATCAATCCATGGATAAAGGATTTCATTCTCTTATCGATCAACTGGAATCCAAAGAAAGTTCCGATAAATCGCTTTCTAAACTTAAAAACGAACTCAGTCAAACTTTATCCGGAGTCAGGGATATTTTGGACCTGATGCATCATCAGGGTGGAAAAGAAGAATTAGTAGAAGATGAAATGAGAAAATTCGTCCTGAAAAACCCGTTATTCTCCCATTCGGAGATCCAAACCGTTTCCCAGTTTTTGAGAATAGACGAATGCCTACAGGTCCAAAGGATCTTCTCCGACGCGGTAAAGATAGGTGCGAGAAGGTCAGGTGAATCCAAAATTTTCTGGGGAAAAGAAGGAGACTCTATATTACTCAGGTTACAGGCAACTGGAGTTGTAGAAACAAAAGAAGAACCTTCTACTCTTCTTGAGGCGGACCTGAAAGTGAGAGCCGAAAAGTTAGGAGCAAGATTTTTCCTGCTAAGTGAGCCCGGAAAATTCGAATTCGAACTCAGATTGCACTCATAA
- a CDS encoding cytochrome-c peroxidase: protein MKNTKILYLGLILALVSACGPSEKTKQLMQDAKTSFGILPEKMPGSEKDTPAKIALGEKLYFEKRLSINDSQSCSSCHGTLGKTAGVDNLPTSPGALGKNGDRNSPTSLNAGFHFVQFWDGRAADLKAQAKGPILNPVEMAMPSEAAVEKKLSEIAEYVDLFAKAFPDQDKKITYDNLAEAIAAFERTLITRDRFDEFQAGNHRALTSEEQKGLETFLSAGCIQCHNGPLLGGNSFRKLGQVNPYENTTDVGRSAVSKNDAEKYFFKVPSLRNIALTAPYFHDGKVATLPEAVKKMAYLQLGKELSTEEVDSIVSFLKALSDKNRSN from the coding sequence ATGAAGAATACAAAAATACTGTACTTGGGTCTAATTTTGGCCCTGGTCTCGGCATGTGGTCCATCCGAGAAAACAAAACAGCTTATGCAAGACGCGAAGACTTCCTTTGGAATTCTTCCGGAAAAAATGCCGGGTTCCGAAAAGGATACTCCTGCTAAGATTGCTTTAGGCGAAAAACTCTATTTCGAAAAACGTCTTTCTATCAACGATTCACAATCCTGCAGTTCCTGCCACGGAACTTTAGGAAAGACCGCTGGAGTGGACAATCTTCCTACTTCTCCGGGTGCTCTCGGAAAAAATGGAGATCGGAATTCTCCTACATCTCTGAACGCTGGATTCCATTTCGTTCAATTTTGGGACGGAAGAGCGGCAGACCTAAAGGCTCAGGCAAAAGGACCGATCTTAAATCCAGTGGAAATGGCTATGCCATCCGAAGCGGCTGTTGAGAAAAAGCTTTCTGAAATCGCTGAATACGTGGATCTATTTGCAAAAGCTTTCCCCGATCAGGACAAAAAGATTACCTATGACAATTTGGCAGAGGCGATTGCTGCGTTCGAAAGGACCTTGATTACAAGAGACCGTTTCGACGAGTTCCAAGCTGGAAATCACAGGGCTTTAACTTCTGAAGAGCAGAAGGGACTGGAAACCTTCCTAAGTGCAGGATGTATCCAATGCCATAACGGACCTCTATTGGGCGGTAACAGCTTCCGTAAACTAGGCCAGGTAAACCCTTACGAAAACACAACCGATGTTGGAAGATCTGCAGTAAGTAAGAACGATGCTGAAAAGTATTTCTTTAAAGTTCCGTCTCTTAGAAATATAGCCTTAACTGCTCCTTATTTCCATGATGGAAAGGTAGCAACCCTACCGGAAGCGGTGAAAAAAATGGCATATTTGCAGCTTGGAAAAGAGCTTTCCACCGAAGAGGTAGATTCTATTGTATCTTTCCTGAAGGCATTATCGGATAAAAATCGGTCTAATTAA